A DNA window from Phragmites australis chromosome 11, lpPhrAust1.1, whole genome shotgun sequence contains the following coding sequences:
- the LOC133884221 gene encoding uncharacterized protein LOC133884221, producing MDETIPAAAVACADARAEEPKKPADLHAESPEPADLEKAPPHGALRGLGIACLRAALLALTTYSLAVTAWRARHEPRDLALVVGACAVLAALCLCLRRAERITPASPAGERWWVQLAVWALSTALSLAFAHRVAALMPPALAVVVWCMTSVVVLAGFYMLMLCKDRQYQAQEDVDCCDADGMAFKKMSPADELGHHIIKPNLQRLPSFLKTRNIAGIY from the coding sequence ATGGATGAGACTATCCCCGCTGCTGCCGTGGCCTGCGCCGATGCCCGCGCAGAAGAGCCGAAGAAGCCAGCTGATCTCCACGCAGAGTCGCCGGAGCCAGCCGATCTTGAGAAGGCGCCCCCACACGGCGCGCTGCGCGGCCTCGGCATCGCGTGCCTCCGCGCCGCGTTGCTGGCCCTCACGACGTACAGCCTCGCCGTCACGGCGTGGCGCGCGCGCCACGAGCCGCGGGACCTGGCGCTCGTCGTCGGCGCCTGCGCCGTTCTTGCAGCGCTCTGCTTGTGCCTCCGCCGAGCCGAGCGGATCACGCCGGCCTCGCCGGCTGGGGAGAGGTGGTGGGTGCAGCTCGCCGTCTGGGCTCTGTCCACCGCCCTGAGTCTGGCGTTCGCGCACCGCGTGGCCGCGCTTATGCCGCCCGCGCTGGCCGTGGTTGTGTGGTGCATGACGTCCGTCGTGGTGCTCGCCGGTTTCTACATGCTTATGCTCTGCAAAGATCGACAGTATCAAGCCCAGGAAGATGTCGACTGCTGCGATGCTGACGGCATGGCCTTCAAGAAGATGAGCCCTGCTGATGAATTGGGGCACCACATAATCAAACCGAACCTGCAACGTCTCCCATCTTTTTTGAAGACCCGGAACATTGCCGGCATATATTAA